The window CGAGGTCGCAAACGCTTGTGCGAGCCAACATGTTCCACGGAGCCGACTGACATGCGTCTGTGTGCACTAGCGGCCTGCGAATACCAAGAGTCTGCGCACGCTCTGCGACAATTCGACACATATCTTCAATTGGCTGGATAACCCCTGTTTCATTATTTGCGTGCATCACACTAACCATGCGCACGCGCGCATTAAAAAGCGACTCTAACTCAGAAAGTGAGATCCTCCCCCCTGCATTAACCGAGAGCGTCCTGACCTCAACTCCAAGAGCAGAGAGCTCTGTCGCCGTAGCCGCCAGAGAAGCGTGCTCAATAGCGCTCGTAATAAGAACGTCCCCCGGCTTCCACGCAACCGCTCCGCGGAGTGCAAGCGCGTTCGATTCGCTCCCCGACGACGTAAAGATGACGTGCTCTGGACGAGCGTGAGCAAATTGGGCGACCCTCCTCCGCACGCCCTCAATAGCTTTGCGTAAACTACGACCAAAGACATGGGGCGCGGATGGATTACCAGAAAGCTCAAGCGCCTCGCCCATGCACACACGCACCGACTGAAAAGTCGGTGCGGCGGCTGCGTAGTCGGCATAAATCATTCGCATACTAAAGTGCCCACGGGCGTCGTGGCGGCCAAAGCGCCAACGCAAGGCACGCCCCCAAAAGGCCAATATCTCGAACGGTCACCTCATTAAATCCATACACGATGAGAATGCCCGCCAAGAGAGCGGCGCCGATGGCGGCACACCACCGGACGAGGAGGCCGGACGCTAGGCCAATACCAAGGAGAGTTTCACCAACACCTTGCAGTCGGATAAAATCAGCCGCACTGATCGAAAGACGCTCTACAAAAACAATGAGCCATTGAGGAAGCCATGCATCGACCCAGTATTGTGGTTCGAGAATTTTGTGCACCCCAAACCACACAAACACGATCGCAAGGCTTATGCGCAGAATGAGTGTTGGAGATGCAGAAAACGGCATATCTGCAGTATACAGTTCATACCCGCGCACGTCTATGCGCGCTCTACACAGCGCTCTTCGAGAAAAGCAAACGTGCGCTCGCGGAGGAGAGAAGGAGCGATGCGGGCCCGAAGCGAGACAAGATCGATGGCGCTCGCATCTTTTGCAAAGCCCCTCGCGAGCGCTTCTTGAACTGCCCTTGTAAGCGCCTCCTGCACTTCTTGCTCCTCAAGACGAACTCCGTGCTGCTCCGCCACGGCCTGTAATACGAGTGCGATTTGCGCTTGACGCATTGCCGCTGGACGCCACTGCGCGCGAAGATCGTCTTGCGTCTGCTTTAGTTGTGCGAGATACATACTCAACTCCAAGCCACGCTCATGGAGGTCTTGGTCAAATCCAGCGATCATGCTGTCGAGCTGCTCATCAACAAGAAATGCGGGAGCTGGGACTGAAGAGGCGTTCATGATGCCATCAAGAATGGCGAGACGAACTCGCTGCCGCTCTTTTTCTTTCGCTTCTTGTAAAAGCCCTTCGCGCACACGGCCCTCAAGAGCTGAAGCGCTGGGAAAATTACCGAGCGACGCAGCGAATTCATCCGAAAGTTCCGGCATCATTACAGAGTCAACCTCTTTAACGGTTGCGTGAATAGAGAGCTCTTTGCCCGCGATAGCATCGTTACCAAAATCAGCCGGTACGGCCAAAGAGAATGCGCGCTCCTCCCCCGCTCGTGCGCCAACAAGCTTTTCTTCAAATCCGGGAATCATTGTATTGCTCCCTAAAATAAGCGGGTATGCTTTCTGCTCTCCACCTTCGATGATCTTTTCAGCGTGGCGCACTGAAAAATCTACAACCACACGATCGCCCAGCGCCGCTGGGTCGTCTTTTTTGGGAGTAAACGTGGCCCGCGAGCGACGCAGCTGCTCAATGGCGCGTGCAACATCCGCATCACTCACAGAGACAGCCTTCTCAGTAACCTGGATTGAATCGAGGGCTGGAAGCGTATATGGCGGATAGGTGCCAACCTCAACCGAGAAACTCACCCCTTCGTCGGTCTTTTTCTGCACCTCAATCGAACGGACAGACGCAATCCGCATGCCCTCCTTCTGAGCCAGCTCGTCGAGCGACGCACGCACGGCACGCTCAGCGCCAGCCTCGCGGATAGCCTCAAGTGTGCGCGCATCAAGTGAATCGACGGGTGCCATGCCAGGACGAAATCCGTCCTGAGCTGCATGCGCACGATGCTCATCGCGCACCATTTTTACATGCTGAGCGACGTCTTCTGTTGAGAGCGTCACCTCATAGGTCCGCACAAAGTCGACATCTTTTGTCTTGGTGTATTCCATGAATTTAGTTTGATTCTGGTTGTGTTGGCGCGTCCTGCGCTGGCGTCTCGGACACGCCCGCTCCGGGCGTTTCGCCCCCCTCAGCCATTGCCTCTTGAGCGGTCATTGTCTCGTTTGGAGAGCGAACATCGATGCGATACCCCGTAAGCTTCGCCGCAAGTCGCACGTTTTGGCCACGGCGACCAATTGCAAGAGAAAACTGATCTTCAGCAACGTGCACCAGCGCGGTACGCTCCTCACCAGTACCGAGCTCGACGCTCATAACTTTTGCTGGCGAAAGCGCGTTTGCAATAAATTTTGCCTCGTCAGCGTCCCACAAAATAATGTCGATTTTTTCTCCGCCAAGGTCATGAATAACCGTCTGTACGCGCACACCTTTCTGGCCCACAAGCGAGCCGATCGGGTCAACCCCCTCTTCGTGCGACGCGACGGCAATCTTTGAACGAGATCCCGCCTCGCGAGCAATGCCTTTTATCTCAACAGATCCGCCCTCAATCTCAGGCACTTCAACGCGGAACAATTCCGCAACGAGCTGTGGGTGCGCGCGAGACAGAACAATCACTGGACCACGCGCGCTTTCTTCAACCCTAACGATGATGAAGCGATAGCGCTGGCCGATGCGGTAGTGCTCAGTAGCCATGTGCTCCATAGGCGGCAAGACGGCGGTTGTGCGTCCAATGTCGACAAGTACAAGCGGCCCCTCACGGCGCTGAACCACGCCGCTCACCAATTGGCCCTCCTTGCCTTTGAATTCCGAAAATACCGCGTCGCGCTCTGCTTCGCGCAGGCGCTGAATCACAACCTGCTTTGCCGTTTGGGCGGCGATGCGCCCAAAGTCACTCTTTGGTTCAAGGCGCTCCACAATCTCCTCGCCAACCTGCACGTCGGCGCGCTTTTCTCGCGCTTCAGAGAGAAGAATGTGTTTTTCTGGATTAAATTTTACTCGGACAACACCGTCTTCGGTTGTAGTAGTCGCCTCATCAACAACCCCGGCGGCACGCTGAGCGCGACGCTCTTGAGCGTCGACGGCATCAAGACGGTCGTGAAGAAGAGCTTCTGGAATAGTCCCCGTAATATATCCTTCGTCATCGACGCCCTCCACAACAATGTGTGTCTGCGTCACAGAGATGCCGCCAGTTTCACGATCAAGGACGGCGCGAATGATTTGCCCCTTTTTACCGTAGTCACGCTTATACGCCGCAGCGATTGCGGCCTCAATGGTTTCAATAACACTTGCTTCAGTGATTCCTTTTTCATCAGCGATTTGGTGTACCGCTGACAAAAATTGCTTCATGTCAATCATAGATCAGTGCCGCTGATAACGAATTGGCCCGCAAAACTGCGGACCAAAAGCACTATCGAGCGAACATTGGGAGTGATTCTATCACGATAAAATGCCTCCGTCAATAAATCTATTTTCACGCCACAGAAGGCTGACCATTATCCACCGTCCGCGCCTTTACAACACCCCACGCTCGGGTAAGGTTGCCTCAGGCATGATGGCATCTCGAGCACCACTACCCCACTCTCCTGAAGAGCTTGAAAAAAAGCTTGAAGCGATCGCTGCAAAAACGGCAGAAGAGTCGGCGCGCAAGCGAGCAGACCAAGCACAGCTTCCATTTTCCACACTCACAGGGGTCCCCATTGATTCTGAAGCACTGGCCCTTATCCCAGAGGACGTCGCCCGAGAAGCGGGGTTTATTGTCCTCCACCGCGAAGGAATGACGCTCATCTGCGCAACTACCGATCCGACATCTCCGCGCGTTGCTGCATTAAAGGAAAGCCTGGAAAAGCAGGGCCACACACTGCGCATGCTCGTAACCACGCAACATGCCATTGACCAGGCTATGGAGCGCTATCGAGACATCGTCTCCGCCCAATCTTTCACAGCCGGCTCAGTTGCCGTAGAAAAAGAAACCTTAGAAAAGGCGTTGGAGCAAATTTCTTCTCTTGCCGACGTTGCTGGCGCCCTCCATGGAAAAGCCACCACTCAAGCAGTCGAATTAGTGCTCGCGGCTGGACTCGCTCTCCACGCCTCAGACGTCCACATGGAGCCGCAGGCTAAGAGCGTCCGTCTCCGATTCCGCATTGACGGATATCTCCACGATGCAACCACGCTTGGCTCGTCAGATTATCAAAAAGTAGTAGATCGAGTTAAGGTTCTCTCTCGCCTCAAGCTCAACGTTCATACCACTCCTCAAGATGGTCGTTTTACGATCATTCAGGGCGACACCCCTATTGAAGTGCGCGTCTCGCTCCTCCCCAGTGAATATGGCGAAACGCTGGTGCTTCGCCTCCTTGATCCTCGGACAATTTCCGGGGACATCGACACCCTTGGCATGCGTCCTGACCTACTCGAAACACTCACGAAAGCGCTCGAGCGACCAAACGGGTGCATTCTCACCACGGGCCCGACTGGATCCGGAAAAACGACAACACTCTATGCATCTATCCGAAAACTCAACACCCCAGACACAAAAATAATTACCATCGAAGACCCGATCGAGTACCACCTCTCTGGAGTTTCCCAGACACAAGTAGACGCTCCGCGGGGCTATACGTTTGCTTCGGGGCTGAGGTCGATTGTGCGCCAAGACCCCGACATTATTCTCGTCGGAGAAGTGCGCGACAATGAAACGGCAGACATAGCAATGAATGCGGCGCTTACGGGCCACCTTGTACTCGCCTCGCTACACACAAACGACGCAGCGGGGACGATCCCGCGCCTCTTAGAGCTCGGCGTCTCCCCCGGGATTATTGGGTCCGCGCTTTCTCTTGCCATCGGACAGCGTCTCGTACGCGTGCTGTGTCCCGCCTGCAGAGTAGTCGAGAAAGCAACGCCCGACGAGCTCTCCTTCCTTCAAGGGCACCTTGAGGCAGTTCGCGAGAGGTTCGCCCTCCCCCCGCTCGACGACTCACTCCTTATCGCAAAGCCCCCAGAAAAAAGCACGTGCCAAGAGTGTGGAGGGATCGGGTATCGGGGTCGTACGGGGGCGTATGAAATCATTCCCATGTCTTCCGCGCTTGAGCAGAAGATCGCCCAAGCTCCGACTGTCTCCGACGTGCGAGAGCTTGCGCGCACTGAGGGCATGGTGAGCATGACACAAGATGGATGTTTGAAAGTGTTAAACCAAACAACATCCATAGCGGAGGTGCGTCGCGTCCTTTCATAAAATAAAGAACCGCTGAAACCTGTAGGCAAGTCCACTTCCTAAGAGGATGTGGGGCAGGATAATTCCGAGGAGCAGCCCAGTCGGGACCAAGCTGTCCGAGCTAAGAGAGTATCCCAGATTGAGCTGGAGTGTGGAAAGCCACGGGAGCCCAATTGCCTACAGATTTCAGCGGTTCTGATACGAAAATAAAAATCCCGAACCTTTGCGGGAACCGTGCGTTAATTATACTCTATAAGATATGGATGTCAAGACGTCCCCAATCGCCCCAACCCCCACCCAAGACGACCGCTCTCTTGATCTTGCCCTGCGCCCAAAGCTCTTCTCAGAGTATGTAGGACAAGAGAATATAAAAGAGAATCTACGGGTCCTTTTGGGCGCCGCGAAGCAGCGTGGCGACCCGGCAGAACACATCCTCCTCCATGGTCCATCCGGACTTGGTAAAACAACGCTCGCCTACCTTATTGCATATGAGCTCGGAGCCCAGCTAAAGATCACCTCAGGTACTGCGCTCGAAAAAGCCGGCGACGTAGGGGCGATTCTTACAGGGCTCTCCGATGGCGATGTGCTTTTTATTGACGAAGTCCACCGCCTCAACTCTTCCGTTGAAGAAGTTATCTATCCCGCAATGGAAAACTTTAAGCTCGACATCGTTATCGGCAAAGGGAATGCGGCAAAGACCCTTCAAATAGACCTGCCACGCTTTACGCTTGTCGCGGCTACAACAAAAATATCCGCCCTCTCGGCGCCGTTTCGCTCTCGGTTTGGCGCACACTATCGCCTCGACTTCTATACTGAAGCGGATATCGCTCATATTATTGATCGCTCTGCGAAGCTTCTTCAGATACCCCTAGATCCTGGCGCTCGGGAAGCATTAAGCGTCGCATCGCGCTTCACGCCACGCGTTGCAAACCGCCTTCTCAAGCGAGTTCGTGATTTCGCCCAGGTGCATGGACATTCGGTCGTTTCTACCGATGTCGCACGAAGCGCGCTCGCAATGCTCCACATTGACGAACGCGGGCTTGAAGAAACAGATCGCAATATCCTCAAGGTAATTCATCGCCAGTTTCAAGGCGGCCCCGTAGGACTCAAGTCGATAGCGGCCACGCTTGCAGAGGAAGAGTCGACGCTTGAGGAAGTATACGAACCATATCTTATGCGTATCGGGTTCCTCGCGCGGACACCAAAGGGCCGCATCATAACACCTGATGGAAAAACCCACATTGAGCCACGCAGCTCGTAGGCCATCTCTCGTTAGGATTTTGGGCATTGATCCCGGCACTCACCGAATCGGTTTTGGCGTTATAGAGCTTGAGGGGCAAAGGCTTTCCCCTCTCGCATTTAACACCTTAGAATATACCGCGTCGTCTCATGGGGATCGCCTCGTGGCGCTTGAAAAAGATGTCGAAGCGCTCATAAAAAAGCACCGCCCACATGCAGTCGCTATGGAACGACTCTTTTTTGCACAGAACAAAACGACCGCACTAAGCGTTAGCGAAGCTCGAGGTGTTGTCTCCTTATGCGTTGCGCGGCGCGGCCTAACACTCCTGGAGTTTACTCCGTCACAAGTAAAACAGGCCGTCGCCTCCCACGGAAAGGCTGACAAGCACCAGGTTACACACATGGTAAAACTCCTCCTCCGCATCACCGACAAGATCGCTTACGACGACACAACAGACGCTCTCGCCGTTGCGATTTGTGGCGCAAGTGCGTATCGCCCAGAATATCGTTGACATAGAATTTAGAAGCACTACAATATCGACACACTGATTCGTAACGCTGCGTTGGTATGGGGGCCCACGCACCCATACACGTCGCTCCGTTGCGCTCCATGATGTACGCGTTTGAAGAGTTGTGGCTCCACGCCGTTGCACGCCTTGAAGAGGGAGAAGAATCCTTTGAACTTGGCGACGACGAAGACGATCTTGATGATGAGGATCTCGACGAGGAAGAAGATGAGGACGAAGAGGAAGACGACGAAGACGATCTTGATGATGAGGATCTCGACGAGGAAGAAGATGAGGACGAAGAGGAAGAGCTGCTTGCCTAAACATAAACCCCCAGCATTGCTGGGGGTTTATGTTTACTTTATTTTTCGAAACTCACGGCCCACTTGAACAACATCTCCGCTTTTTAGATCCAACCGCGCGGCCCAGTCGGTTATTTTTTCTCCATTCAGACGTACCGCTCCCTGCTCAATGAGGCGCTTCGCTGCTGCCTTTGATTCAGCAAGACCCCATATAACGAGAGCTTCGGGCAACACTTGCTCAGGGCCGGCCACAGCCTCCTGCATG of the Candidatus Paceibacterota bacterium genome contains:
- the ruvB gene encoding Holliday junction branch migration DNA helicase RuvB — its product is MDVKTSPIAPTPTQDDRSLDLALRPKLFSEYVGQENIKENLRVLLGAAKQRGDPAEHILLHGPSGLGKTTLAYLIAYELGAQLKITSGTALEKAGDVGAILTGLSDGDVLFIDEVHRLNSSVEEVIYPAMENFKLDIVIGKGNAAKTLQIDLPRFTLVAATTKISALSAPFRSRFGAHYRLDFYTEADIAHIIDRSAKLLQIPLDPGAREALSVASRFTPRVANRLLKRVRDFAQVHGHSVVSTDVARSALAMLHIDERGLEETDRNILKVIHRQFQGGPVGLKSIAATLAEEESTLEEVYEPYLMRIGFLARTPKGRIITPDGKTHIEPRSS
- a CDS encoding cysteine desulfurase family protein, coding for MRMIYADYAAAAPTFQSVRVCMGEALELSGNPSAPHVFGRSLRKAIEGVRRRVAQFAHARPEHVIFTSSGSESNALALRGAVAWKPGDVLITSAIEHASLAATATELSALGVEVRTLSVNAGGRISLSELESLFNARVRMVSVMHANNETGVIQPIEDMCRIVAERAQTLGIRRPLVHTDACQSAPWNMLARTSVCDLVSFNAAKVHGPLGVGVLVARTTIPSPLIHGGGQEWGVRGGSENVSGVAGLGAALEELGHDDVRGDAIALLRDAVWTQVHDADPSIIRVGQEPFLPGHLCLIAPGAPGEDTMLAMEDRGVCVGVGAACQSGKGTQSHVLAAMGIHPNLVTSAVRITIGRGIAQEDAPRIAEAYLASIAEVRSRYQSVSVSSVAY
- the ruvC gene encoding crossover junction endodeoxyribonuclease RuvC — protein: MEKPTLSHAARRPSLVRILGIDPGTHRIGFGVIELEGQRLSPLAFNTLEYTASSHGDRLVALEKDVEALIKKHRPHAVAMERLFFAQNKTTALSVSEARGVVSLCVARRGLTLLEFTPSQVKQAVASHGKADKHQVTHMVKLLLRITDKIAYDDTTDALAVAICGASAYRPEYR
- the tig gene encoding trigger factor, coding for MEYTKTKDVDFVRTYEVTLSTEDVAQHVKMVRDEHRAHAAQDGFRPGMAPVDSLDARTLEAIREAGAERAVRASLDELAQKEGMRIASVRSIEVQKKTDEGVSFSVEVGTYPPYTLPALDSIQVTEKAVSVSDADVARAIEQLRRSRATFTPKKDDPAALGDRVVVDFSVRHAEKIIEGGEQKAYPLILGSNTMIPGFEEKLVGARAGEERAFSLAVPADFGNDAIAGKELSIHATVKEVDSVMMPELSDEFAASLGNFPSASALEGRVREGLLQEAKEKERQRVRLAILDGIMNASSVPAPAFLVDEQLDSMIAGFDQDLHERGLELSMYLAQLKQTQDDLRAQWRPAAMRQAQIALVLQAVAEQHGVRLEEQEVQEALTRAVQEALARGFAKDASAIDLVSLRARIAPSLLRERTFAFLEERCVERA
- the nusA gene encoding transcription termination factor NusA, translating into MIDMKQFLSAVHQIADEKGITEASVIETIEAAIAAAYKRDYGKKGQIIRAVLDRETGGISVTQTHIVVEGVDDEGYITGTIPEALLHDRLDAVDAQERRAQRAAGVVDEATTTTEDGVVRVKFNPEKHILLSEAREKRADVQVGEEIVERLEPKSDFGRIAAQTAKQVVIQRLREAERDAVFSEFKGKEGQLVSGVVQRREGPLVLVDIGRTTAVLPPMEHMATEHYRIGQRYRFIIVRVEESARGPVIVLSRAHPQLVAELFRVEVPEIEGGSVEIKGIAREAGSRSKIAVASHEEGVDPIGSLVGQKGVRVQTVIHDLGGEKIDIILWDADEAKFIANALSPAKVMSVELGTGEERTALVHVAEDQFSLAIGRRGQNVRLAAKLTGYRIDVRSPNETMTAQEAMAEGGETPGAGVSETPAQDAPTQPESN
- a CDS encoding GspE/PulE family protein; protein product: MPPSINLFSRHRRLTIIHRPRLYNTPRSGKVASGMMASRAPLPHSPEELEKKLEAIAAKTAEESARKRADQAQLPFSTLTGVPIDSEALALIPEDVAREAGFIVLHREGMTLICATTDPTSPRVAALKESLEKQGHTLRMLVTTQHAIDQAMERYRDIVSAQSFTAGSVAVEKETLEKALEQISSLADVAGALHGKATTQAVELVLAAGLALHASDVHMEPQAKSVRLRFRIDGYLHDATTLGSSDYQKVVDRVKVLSRLKLNVHTTPQDGRFTIIQGDTPIEVRVSLLPSEYGETLVLRLLDPRTISGDIDTLGMRPDLLETLTKALERPNGCILTTGPTGSGKTTTLYASIRKLNTPDTKIITIEDPIEYHLSGVSQTQVDAPRGYTFASGLRSIVRQDPDIILVGEVRDNETADIAMNAALTGHLVLASLHTNDAAGTIPRLLELGVSPGIIGSALSLAIGQRLVRVLCPACRVVEKATPDELSFLQGHLEAVRERFALPPLDDSLLIAKPPEKSTCQECGGIGYRGRTGAYEIIPMSSALEQKIAQAPTVSDVRELARTEGMVSMTQDGCLKVLNQTTSIAEVRRVLS
- a CDS encoding DoxX family membrane protein codes for the protein MPFSASPTLILRISLAIVFVWFGVHKILEPQYWVDAWLPQWLIVFVERLSISAADFIRLQGVGETLLGIGLASGLLVRWCAAIGAALLAGILIVYGFNEVTVRDIGLLGACLALALWPPRRPWAL